The following DNA comes from Janthinobacterium sp. TB1-E2.
GGGAAATCCATTTGAAGGCCCGATAAAATCGAACGTTCTCCATAGGCAAAGTGTAAATCACGGATCTCAACAAGATTTGGCACGACGAAGCTCACTATTTTAATGGCGTATTGTAGTGCAGAAACGCCAACCTCTGCTGAGACACCCCTGCTTACAGCCCGGGACAGGGGAAGAATACAACACTAATGAATCGAAAGTCAGATATTGTAGTGGAAATTCAGCCGCCACATCGCGTCCCTGCCCGATGACGTTCACGCCTGTTGACTTGACCAGTAAAAATAACAAAAGCCACGTCGCGATCCGCGCCGTGGCCCTGGCAAAAAACGAACAATTGCTCGTTTTTTAGCGCGGCAGCAGCGATGCCCCCATCAGGAACTCATCGACGGCGCGCGCGCACTGGCGCCCTTCCCGGATGGCCCACACCACCAGCGACTGGCCGCGGCGCATGTCGCCGGCCGCAAAGACTTTCGGCACCGAGGTCTGGTAGCAGCCGGCGCCATCCGTTGTCGCCTTGACATTGCCGCGCGCATCCGTATCGACGCCGAACGCTTCCAGCACTTGTTGTACTGGTGAAACAAAACCCATGGCCAGGAAGACCAGGTCGGCCTTCATCTCGAATTCCGAGTTCGGCACTTCGCTCATCTTGCCGTCTTTCCACTCGACTCGGCAGGCGATCAGCTTTTCCACCTTGCCGCCCTTGCCTTCGAAACGCTTGGTGGCCACGGCCCAGTCGCGCTCGCAGCCTTCCTCGTGCGAGGACGAGGTACGCAGCTTGGTCGGCCAGTACGGCCAGACGAGCGGCTTGTTTTCCTGTTCCGGCGGCTGCGGCATCAGTTCGAACTGGGCCACCGAGGCGGCGCCATGGCGGTTCGACGTGCCGACGCAGTCGGAACCCGTGTCGCCACCGCCGATCACCACCACGTGCTTGCCCGTGGCCTTGATCTGGTCCTTGAGCTTGTCGCCCGCGTTGACCTTGTTTTGCAGCGGCAGGAAATCCATGGCGAAATGCACGCCTTTCAGTTCGCGGCCCGGTACGGGCAAGTCGCGCGGCTGCTCGGCGCCGCCGGCCATGATGACGGCGTCAAATTCTTTTTCCAGGTCTTCGGGGAAAATGGTTTCCTTGGCCCAGTTATTCACGTGGGCAGGGAAATCCTTGCCCACCAGCACACTGGTACGGAAGACGACACCTTCGGCTTCCATCTGTTTCACGCGCAAGTCGATGTGCGATTTTTCCATCTTGAAGTCGGGGATGCCGTAACGCAGCAAGCCACCGACCCGGTCGCTCTTTTCAAACACGGTGACGGCGTGGCCGGCGCGCGCCAGCTGCTGCGCCGCCGCCAGGCCGGCAGGACCGGAACCGACGATGGCTACTTTCTTGCCCGTGCTGAATCCCGCCGGCTGCGGCGTAACCCAGCCGTGCTCCCAGCCCATGTCGATGATTTTATGCTCGATCGACTTGATGCCGACCGGGTCTTCGTGGATGCCCAGGGTACAGGCCGATTCGCACGGCGCCGGGCAGATGCGGCCCGTAAATTCCGGGAAGTTATTCGTCGAATGCAAGACGTCGAGCGCTTCGCGGTAGTTACCGCGGTACACCAGGTCATTCCAGTCGGGAATGATGTTGTTCACGGGACAACCCGTGGTGCAGAACGGGATGCCGCAATCCATGCAGCGCGCGCCTTGCACGGTCGCTTGCGCATCCGACAGGTGCAAGACGAATTCCTTGTAGTTCTTCAGGCGCGCGGCAGGCTCCAGATAGTGTTCGTCCTGGCGCTTGAATTCCATGAAGCCGGTAATTTTACCCACGATAGTTCCTTTGTATTTGGCTGGCGGGGAGCGGCCGGGCCGCTCCCTGGTCATTCATTTGGCAATGAGCTTGGCTGGCTCAGGCGGCGACGGCTTGGACTTCCATGGCGGCGTCGGCTGCCATTTCAATCAGCGCGCGCTTGTATTCGTTCGGGAAGACTTTCACGAACTTGCCGCGCGCCGCGGCCCAGTCGTCGAGCAAGACGCGGGCGCGGGTGCTGCCCGTGTGCTTGAAGTGACGCTCGATCAGGCGCTTGAGGATGACCTCGTCCGCTTCCGGCACGCCATCGCGGTGCTGCGTATGCCAGGCATCGCGGTCGACATGCTGTTCCGCTGCCGACACGACCTTGTCCAGGCTGACCATGGCCGTGTTGCACTTGCTGGCAAAGTCGCCGGCCGGGTCATACACATAGGCGATGCCGCCCGACATGCCGGCCGCGAAGTTGCGTCCCGTGTTGCCCAGCACCACCACCGTGCCGCCCGTCATGTATTCGCAGCCATGGTCGCCCAGGCCCTCGACCACCGTGGTGGCGCCCGAGTTGCGCACGGCAAAGCGTTCGCCTGCCACGCCATTGAAGAACGCTTCGCCGGCGATGGCGCCGTACAGCACCGTGTTGCCGATGATGATGTTGTCCACGGCCCAGCCGCGGAACTCGGTATTGGGCCGCACGATGATGCGTCCGCCCGACAAGCCTTTACCGACGTAATCGTTGCCTTCACCCACCAGGTCGATGGTGATGCCGTGCGCCAGGAAGGCGCAGGCCGACTGGCCCGCCGTGCCTTGCAGCTGGATGTGGATGGTGTCATCTGGCAAGCCGGCATGGCCATATTTCTTCGCCACTTCGCCGGACAGCATGGTGCCCACCGTGCGGTTCAGGTTGCGTACGGGCGAGATGAACGAGACGCGCTCGCCCTTTTCCAGCGCCGCGCGCGCTTGCGCGATCAGCTTGTGGTCGAGCGCCTTTTCCAGCGCATGGTCCTGGAACTCCACATGGCGGCAAGCTTGGCCATCTGGCGTTTCCGGCTTGTGGAAGATGGCCGAGAAGTCCAGGCCCTGCGCCTTCCAGTGCGAAATCGCCTTCGATTTGTCGAGCAAGTCGACACGGCCGATCAGTTCGTCATACGTGCGGATGCCCAGCTGTGCCATCAATTGACGGGCTTCTTCGGCAACGAAGAAGAAGTAATTGACGACATACTCGGGCTTGCCCGAGAACTTGGCGCGCAGCACCGGATCTTGCGTGGCCACGCCCACCGGGCAGGTGTTCAAGTGGCATTTGCGCATCATGATGCAGCCTTCGACCACCAGCGGCGCCGTGGCGAAACCGATCTCGTCGGCGCCCAGCAGGGCGGCGATGACCACGTCGCGGCCCGTCTTCATCTGGCCGTCGGCCTGCACGCGGATGCGGCTGCGCAAGCCGTTCAACACCAGCGTTTGTTGCGTTTCAGCCAGACCCAGCTCCCATGGCGTGCCCGCATGTTTCACGGACGACAGTGGCGACGCGCCCGTGCCGCCGTCATGGCCGGCAACGACCACGTGGTCGGCTTTCGCCTTGGTGACGCCGGCGGCGACCGTGCCGATACCCACTTCCGACACCAGCTTCACGGAAATCGACGCGCGCGGGTTGGCATTCTTCAAGTCATGGATCAGCTGTGCCAGATCTTCGATCGAATAGATGTCATGGTGCGGCGGCGGCGAAATCAAGCCTACGCCCGGCACGGAAAAGCGCAGGCTGGCGATGTATTCCGACACTTTATGCCCTGGCAACTGGCCACCTTCGCCCGGCTTCGCGCCCTGCGCCATCTTGATCTGGATCTGGTCGGCCGAGTTCAGGTAGGCGGCCGTGACGCCGAAACGTCCGGACGCCACCTGCTTGATGCGCGAACGCATGGAATCGCCTTCCTGCAGCGGAATGTCGACGACGATCTGCTCGGCGCCCACGATGGACGCCATGGTGTCGCCCTGGCGGATCGGGATGCCCTTCAATTCCTGCGTGTAGCGGTTCGGATCTTCGCCGCCCTCGCCCGTGTTCGACTTGCCGCCGATACGGTTCATGGCGACCGCAAGCGTTGCGTGCGCTTCCGTGCTGATCGAACCGAGCGACATGGCGCCCGTGGCAAAACGCTTGACGATTTCCTTGGCCGGTTCCACTTCATCGAGCGGGATGGCCTTGGTCGGGTCGAGCTTGAACTCGAACAGGCCGCGCAGGGTCAGATGGCGACGGCTCTGGTCGTTGATGATTTGCGCGTACTCTTTATAGCTGGAGAAATTGTTGCTACGCGTGGAATGCTGCAGCTTGGCAATCGCGTCCGGCGTCCACATATGGTCTTCGCCGCGCACGCGGAACGCATACTCGCCGCCCGCGTCGAGCTTGTCCACCAGCACGGGATCGTTGCCGAAGGCCAGCGCGTGCAGACGCAGCGCTTCTTCCGCCACTTCAAACACGCCGATGCCTTCCACGTTCGAGGCCGTGCCCTTGAAGTATTTGTCCACCAGCGATTTGTTCAAGCCGATGGCTTCGAAGATTTGCGCGCCGCAGTAGGACATGTAGGTCGAAATACCCATCTTCGACATGACCTTCATTAAGCCCTTGCCGACAGCCTTGGTGTAGTTATAGATGGCTTTGTCGCCCGACAAATCGCCCGGCAAGCCATGCGCCATATCGGCCAGGGTTTCCATGGCCAGGTACGGGTGGACGGCTTCCGCGCCATAGCCAGCGAGCAAGGCGAAGTGGTGGGTTTCTCGGGCCGAGCCCGTTTCTACGACGAGGCCGGTGGAGGCGCGCAAGCCCTTGCTCACCAGGTGCTGGTGCACGGTGGACGTGGCCAAGAGCGCAGGGATCGCCACCTGGTCGGCGCAAATGGCGCGGTCCGAGACGATCAGGATGTTATGGCCGGATTTCACGGCATCGACGGCTTCCGCGCACAGCGAGGCCAGGCAGGCTTCCACGCCTTCCTTGCCCCAAGCCAGCGGGTAGCAGATATCGAGTTCATACGACTTGAACTTGCCGCCCGTGTGGGCGCTGATGTTGCGCAGACGGGCCATGTCGTCAAAGCCCAGCACGGGCTGCGCCACTTCCAGGCGCATCGGCGGGTTGACGTTGTTCGTATCGAGCAAGTTCGGTTTCGGGCCGATGAAGGACACGAGCGACATCACCATCGCTTCGCGGATCGGGTCGATCGGCGGATTCGTCACTTGCGCGAACAGCTGCTTGAAGTAGTTATACAAAGGCTTCAGTTTGTTCGACATGACGGCCAGCGGCGAGTCATTGCCCATCGAGCCCGTCGCCTCTTCGCCGGCCACGGCCATCGGCGCCATGAGGAATTTCAAATCTTCCTGCGTATAGCCGAACGCCTGCTGGCGGTCGAGCAAGGACGGCTGGGCTTTTTCGCCCTGCGCGCGGTCCTGTTTCGCTTGGCCTTCGGCCAGCTTGATCTCGTCGAGCTTGATGCGCACCGAGTTGATCCACGCTTTATACGGCTTGGCGTTGGCGTAGGTGTTTTTCAATTCCTGGTCGTCGATGATGCGGCCCGCTTCCAGGTCGATCAGGAACATTTTGCCAGGCTGCAAGCGCCATTTCTGGATGATTTTCGACTCGGGAATCGGCAGCACGCCCGATTCCGACGCCATCACCACGAGGTCGTCATCCGTGACGATGTAGCGGGCTGGACGCAAGCCGTTGCGGTCCAGGGTGCCGCCGATGTGGCGGCCGTCCGTAAACGCCATGGCGGCCGGGCCGTCCCACGGTTCCATCATGGCGGCGTGGTATTCATAGAAGGCGCGGCGGTTGTCATCCATCGTCGTGTGGTTTTCCCACGCTTCCGGAATCATCATCATCATCGCCTGGGCGATCGGATAGCCGGCCATCAGCAGCAATTCGAGCGCATTGTCGAAACACGCCGTGTCGGACTGGCCTTCATAGATCAGGGGGAACAGCTTTTGCAGGTCGTCGCCCAGCACGGCCGACTTCATCACGCCTTCGCGCGCGCGCATCCAGTTGAAGTTGCCTTTGACGGTGTTGATCTCGCCATTGTGCGCGATCAAGCGGTACGGGTGGGCCAGCGGCCATTCCGGGAAGGTATTCGTCGAGAAACGCTGGTGCACGAGGGCCAGGGCCGAGATGCAGCGCGCATCCTGCAAGTCCTTGTAGTACACGCCCACCTGGTCGGCCAGCAGCAAGCCTTTATAGACGATGGTGCGCGCCGACATCGACGGCACGAAGAATTCCTTGCCGTGCAGCAGTTTCAAGGCCTGGATGGCGTGGCCCGACGATTTGCGGATCACATACAGTTTGCGCTCGAGCGCGTCGGTGACCATGATGTCCGGGCCGCGGCCGATGAAGATCTGGCGGATGACGGGTTCCTTGGCGCGCACGGTAGGCGACATCGGCATGTCCGTATCGATGGGCACGTTACGCCAGCCCAGTACGACTTGTCCCTCGATGCGCACGGCGCGTTCGATTTCCTGTTCGCAAGCGATGCGCGATGCGTGTTCCTTCGGCAGGAAAACCATGCCCACGCCGTATTCGCCAGGCGGCGGCAATTCCACGCCCTGCTTGGCCATTTCTTCGCGGTAGTACTGGTCGGGAATCTGGATCAGGATGCCGGCGCCATCGCCCATCAGCGCATCGGCGCCCACGGCGCCCCGGTGATCGAGGTTTTTCAGTATCAGCAAACCCTGTTCGACGATCGAATGGGTCTTGTTGCCCTTGATATGGGCGACGAAACCGACGCCGCAGGCATCGTGTTCATTGGCTGGGTCGTACAGGCCTTGCGCTTTCATGGGCTTCTCCGCTGCATATGACTATCGAAAAACTAGAGTAGTGCAACGCAACAAAAAACTCAACCAGAACAATTAGGGTCGGAGTCGAATTAAATCTGATTCTGTCGCCCTGAAAATTTAATAGGGACATAGTCGAGGCGATTTCAATAAAACGTCAGAAAGGAGTCATTTTTTGTTTTAAATGCGAATGGTTTTCAATTGGCGTCCGCTTCGGCCACGATTTTTCGGGGACGGCCGCGCTTGGCAGGCAGCACTTGCCGCTGCATTTTCTGCTCCAGCGCGTGCTTGAAAGCGTCGGAACCCAGCGGCCAGCCCTTCAATACAGCCTGTTCCAGGGTTTTGACCTGGCTGCTACCCAGGCCTTGCTCGAACAAGCGCAGATACGCCGCCTCGCGGTCGAACGGCGTGTTGCCCAGCGCCCAGTACAGCGCGTGGTCGGTGATGACGGGATCGGGCCGCACGCCGGCATGGTGGGCATAGCTCGACCACGCATGGTCGAGGGCATGTGCCACCAGCCCCGTTTGCACGGGCACGCATTCGAGGTAGCGGCAGCAAGTGAGGAAGAAATTGTCGGGATCGATGACGGAAGTTTTGTAGCGTCCCTGCCACAATGCCCCTACACGGCCGTATTTTTGGTTGAAATAGGGCACGTAATAGCGTCCCAGCCACTGCATCAGCTGCCCCA
Coding sequences within:
- a CDS encoding glutamate synthase subunit beta; protein product: MGKITGFMEFKRQDEHYLEPAARLKNYKEFVLHLSDAQATVQGARCMDCGIPFCTTGCPVNNIIPDWNDLVYRGNYREALDVLHSTNNFPEFTGRICPAPCESACTLGIHEDPVGIKSIEHKIIDMGWEHGWVTPQPAGFSTGKKVAIVGSGPAGLAAAQQLARAGHAVTVFEKSDRVGGLLRYGIPDFKMEKSHIDLRVKQMEAEGVVFRTSVLVGKDFPAHVNNWAKETIFPEDLEKEFDAVIMAGGAEQPRDLPVPGRELKGVHFAMDFLPLQNKVNAGDKLKDQIKATGKHVVVIGGGDTGSDCVGTSNRHGAASVAQFELMPQPPEQENKPLVWPYWPTKLRTSSSHEEGCERDWAVATKRFEGKGGKVEKLIACRVEWKDGKMSEVPNSEFEMKADLVFLAMGFVSPVQQVLEAFGVDTDARGNVKATTDGAGCYQTSVPKVFAAGDMRRGQSLVVWAIREGRQCARAVDEFLMGASLLPR
- a CDS encoding glutamate synthase-related protein, with the translated sequence MKAQGLYDPANEHDACGVGFVAHIKGNKTHSIVEQGLLILKNLDHRGAVGADALMGDGAGILIQIPDQYYREEMAKQGVELPPPGEYGVGMVFLPKEHASRIACEQEIERAVRIEGQVVLGWRNVPIDTDMPMSPTVRAKEPVIRQIFIGRGPDIMVTDALERKLYVIRKSSGHAIQALKLLHGKEFFVPSMSARTIVYKGLLLADQVGVYYKDLQDARCISALALVHQRFSTNTFPEWPLAHPYRLIAHNGEINTVKGNFNWMRAREGVMKSAVLGDDLQKLFPLIYEGQSDTACFDNALELLLMAGYPIAQAMMMMIPEAWENHTTMDDNRRAFYEYHAAMMEPWDGPAAMAFTDGRHIGGTLDRNGLRPARYIVTDDDLVVMASESGVLPIPESKIIQKWRLQPGKMFLIDLEAGRIIDDQELKNTYANAKPYKAWINSVRIKLDEIKLAEGQAKQDRAQGEKAQPSLLDRQQAFGYTQEDLKFLMAPMAVAGEEATGSMGNDSPLAVMSNKLKPLYNYFKQLFAQVTNPPIDPIREAMVMSLVSFIGPKPNLLDTNNVNPPMRLEVAQPVLGFDDMARLRNISAHTGGKFKSYELDICYPLAWGKEGVEACLASLCAEAVDAVKSGHNILIVSDRAICADQVAIPALLATSTVHQHLVSKGLRASTGLVVETGSARETHHFALLAGYGAEAVHPYLAMETLADMAHGLPGDLSGDKAIYNYTKAVGKGLMKVMSKMGISTYMSYCGAQIFEAIGLNKSLVDKYFKGTASNVEGIGVFEVAEEALRLHALAFGNDPVLVDKLDAGGEYAFRVRGEDHMWTPDAIAKLQHSTRSNNFSSYKEYAQIINDQSRRHLTLRGLFEFKLDPTKAIPLDEVEPAKEIVKRFATGAMSLGSISTEAHATLAVAMNRIGGKSNTGEGGEDPNRYTQELKGIPIRQGDTMASIVGAEQIVVDIPLQEGDSMRSRIKQVASGRFGVTAAYLNSADQIQIKMAQGAKPGEGGQLPGHKVSEYIASLRFSVPGVGLISPPPHHDIYSIEDLAQLIHDLKNANPRASISVKLVSEVGIGTVAAGVTKAKADHVVVAGHDGGTGASPLSSVKHAGTPWELGLAETQQTLVLNGLRSRIRVQADGQMKTGRDVVIAALLGADEIGFATAPLVVEGCIMMRKCHLNTCPVGVATQDPVLRAKFSGKPEYVVNYFFFVAEEARQLMAQLGIRTYDELIGRVDLLDKSKAISHWKAQGLDFSAIFHKPETPDGQACRHVEFQDHALEKALDHKLIAQARAALEKGERVSFISPVRNLNRTVGTMLSGEVAKKYGHAGLPDDTIHIQLQGTAGQSACAFLAHGITIDLVGEGNDYVGKGLSGGRIIVRPNTEFRGWAVDNIIIGNTVLYGAIAGEAFFNGVAGERFAVRNSGATTVVEGLGDHGCEYMTGGTVVVLGNTGRNFAAGMSGGIAYVYDPAGDFASKCNTAMVSLDKVVSAAEQHVDRDAWHTQHRDGVPEADEVILKRLIERHFKHTGSTRARVLLDDWAAARGKFVKVFPNEYKRALIEMAADAAMEVQAVAA
- a CDS encoding transposase, with product MARLPRLIIPALPHYVIQRGSNRQPVFEDAADYAQFLSWLKTGAKMFKVAIHAYVLLPDQLHLLATPSDATGLGQLMQWLGRYYVPYFNQKYGRVGALWQGRYKTSVIDPDNFFLTCCRYLECVPVQTGLVAHALDHAWSSYAHHAGVRPDPVITDHALYWALGNTPFDREAAYLRLFEQGLGSSQVKTLEQAVLKGWPLGSDAFKHALEQKMQRQVLPAKRGRPRKIVAEADAN